From a single Petroclostridium xylanilyticum genomic region:
- a CDS encoding Gfo/Idh/MocA family protein: protein MNNLNSIRFALIGCGRISRNHFEAIRNNPEAQLVAVCDEIEERAQKAGIENRVDFYTSYEKMLERKDIDVVSVCTPSGLHPIHGIMAAQKGYHVVCEKPMATTLEAADELIKTCEQKGVKLFVVKQNRLNSTLQLVKKAIDKGRFGKIYMVVVNVFWTRPQEYYDMAKWRGTWALDGGAFMNQASHYVDMLLWLFGDVEKVKAITGTLARNIETEDTGSAIIQFKNGAIGSINVTMLTYPKNLEGSLTIIGEKGTVKVGGTAVNKIEKWEFTEYDNDDQYVEQVNYTPPNVYGFGHSGYYHNIIDVLKNGLNAGTDGREGRRSLKLILDIYKQSSLC, encoded by the coding sequence ATGAATAATTTAAACTCTATCCGTTTTGCTCTTATTGGTTGTGGACGAATTTCAAGAAATCACTTTGAAGCAATTAGAAATAACCCTGAGGCACAACTTGTAGCAGTTTGTGATGAGATAGAGGAAAGGGCTCAAAAGGCTGGAATAGAAAATCGGGTAGATTTTTACACTTCTTATGAAAAAATGCTTGAACGGAAAGATATTGATGTTGTTTCAGTTTGTACGCCTAGTGGATTGCATCCGATACATGGTATTATGGCAGCACAAAAAGGTTACCATGTAGTTTGTGAAAAACCAATGGCGACAACCCTTGAAGCAGCAGATGAACTAATTAAGACTTGTGAGCAAAAGGGTGTTAAACTCTTTGTGGTTAAACAGAATCGTCTCAATAGTACTTTGCAGCTTGTCAAAAAAGCTATTGATAAAGGTCGTTTTGGGAAAATATATATGGTTGTCGTCAATGTTTTCTGGACAAGACCGCAAGAGTATTATGATATGGCTAAATGGCGAGGAACGTGGGCGCTTGACGGTGGAGCTTTTATGAATCAAGCAAGTCATTATGTGGATATGCTTCTCTGGCTTTTTGGTGATGTTGAAAAGGTTAAGGCGATTACCGGAACATTGGCACGTAACATTGAGACAGAAGATACAGGAAGTGCGATTATTCAGTTTAAAAATGGAGCAATTGGTAGTATAAATGTTACGATGCTAACCTATCCTAAGAATCTTGAAGGTAGTCTTACTATCATTGGAGAAAAGGGAACTGTTAAAGTGGGAGGAACTGCAGTTAACAAGATTGAAAAGTGGGAATTTACTGAGTATGATAATGATGACCAATATGTAGAACAGGTAAACTATACTCCTCCCAACGTTTATGGGTTTGGACATTCAGGTTATTATCACAATATTATTGACGTG
- a CDS encoding nucleotide sugar dehydrogenase has product MKEQLLQKIKDRTAIVGVVGLGYVGLPLAVEKAKAGYKTIGFDIQDQKVDMVNRGQNYIGDIIDGELQQVVASGKLSATKDFSFISKVDCVAICVPTPLDRYYQPDISYVENSTKDIAKYLHKGMLIVLESTTYPGTTEKVIKPILEETGLKDGRDFYLAFSPERVDPGNKLYNTKNTPKVVGGTTPDSTQVAAELYRSVLEGEVFEVSSPAVAEMEKILENTFRNINIALANEMAIICNKMGIDVWEVIEAAKTKPYGFMAFYPGPGVGGHCIPIDPYYLTWKVREYDYHTRLIEIAGEINNYMPEYVVERSMKILNQYRKALNGAKVFVLGVAYKQDIDDIRQSPALKVIEHLEKQGAQVIYNDPYVPRFEHSNKKYTSSPITQQNLQDADLVIITTQHTSYDYEFIVEHSKVLFDTKNATRNVKQNRDKIIKL; this is encoded by the coding sequence ATGAAAGAGCAATTACTACAAAAAATAAAAGACAGAACTGCTATTGTAGGAGTTGTAGGGCTTGGATATGTAGGGCTTCCACTAGCCGTAGAAAAAGCAAAAGCGGGGTATAAAACAATTGGATTTGATATACAGGACCAAAAAGTAGATATGGTAAACAGAGGACAAAATTATATTGGAGATATTATTGACGGAGAACTTCAGCAGGTAGTAGCATCAGGTAAATTATCAGCTACAAAAGATTTTAGTTTTATCAGTAAGGTTGACTGTGTGGCAATTTGTGTACCGACACCTCTGGATCGATATTATCAGCCAGACATTAGCTATGTTGAGAATTCTACGAAGGATATTGCAAAGTATCTTCATAAAGGAATGTTAATTGTACTGGAGAGTACAACATATCCGGGTACTACGGAAAAAGTAATCAAACCAATATTGGAGGAAACAGGACTTAAGGATGGACGTGATTTTTACCTTGCGTTTTCTCCGGAACGGGTAGATCCTGGTAATAAGCTCTATAATACTAAGAACACACCAAAGGTTGTGGGGGGAACTACACCAGATAGTACACAAGTAGCTGCAGAACTTTATCGCAGTGTACTTGAGGGGGAAGTCTTTGAAGTTTCAAGTCCTGCTGTGGCTGAGATGGAAAAAATTTTAGAAAATACATTTCGAAATATTAATATTGCTTTGGCGAATGAGATGGCTATCATATGCAACAAAATGGGTATTGATGTATGGGAAGTCATTGAGGCTGCTAAGACCAAACCTTACGGTTTTATGGCATTTTATCCGGGACCAGGTGTTGGAGGACATTGTATTCCAATTGATCCATACTATCTTACATGGAAAGTAAGAGAATATGATTATCACACCAGGCTCATAGAAATTGCAGGTGAGATTAATAACTATATGCCGGAATATGTAGTGGAGAGGTCTATGAAAATTCTTAATCAATATAGAAAGGCATTAAACGGCGCTAAAGTGTTTGTTTTGGGTGTTGCTTATAAACAGGACATCGACGATATTAGGCAGTCTCCTGCTTTAAAAGTTATTGAACATCTTGAAAAACAGGGTGCACAAGTGATTTACAATGATCCCTATGTTCCGAGATTTGAGCATAGTAATAAAAAGTATACTTCTTCACCAATTACTCAACAAAATCTACAAGATGCTGACCTTGTTATTATCACTACACAGCACACCAGCTATGATTATGAATTTATTGTTGAGCATTCTAAAGTATTATTTGATACTAAAAACGCTACCAGAAACGTAAAACAAAACAGAGATAAGATTATAAAACTATAA
- a CDS encoding acyltransferase, with protein MDTQYYVHESSYIDEPCEIGNGTKIWHFCHIMQKCKIGQNCNIGQNVVISPHVIIGNNVKIQNNVSLYTGVVCEDDVFLGPSCVFTNVINPRSHISRRNEYKKTLVKKGASIGANATIICGHVIGKYAFIGAGAVVTKDVPDYALVVGNPARIAGWICSCGNRIIFNDKVGQCKVCKKEYVKQEESVMER; from the coding sequence TTGGATACACAATATTATGTTCATGAATCCAGTTATATAGATGAACCCTGTGAGATTGGTAACGGAACAAAAATATGGCATTTTTGTCATATTATGCAGAAATGTAAAATTGGACAGAACTGTAATATTGGTCAAAATGTCGTTATCTCACCTCATGTTATCATTGGAAATAACGTGAAGATTCAAAATAATGTATCACTTTACACGGGAGTTGTTTGTGAAGATGATGTATTTTTAGGACCATCCTGTGTTTTTACAAATGTAATTAATCCTAGAAGTCATATTAGTCGTCGTAATGAATATAAAAAAACGCTGGTGAAAAAAGGGGCATCTATTGGTGCTAATGCTACCATCATTTGTGGACATGTTATTGGGAAATATGCGTTCATAGGAGCTGGTGCGGTAGTGACAAAAGATGTACCTGATTATGCATTAGTTGTAGGAAATCCTGCCAGGATTGCAGGATGGATATGCAGTTGTGGAAATAGGATTATTTTTAATGATAAAGTTGGACAGTGTAAAGTATGCAAAAAAGAATATGTTAAGCAAGAAGAATCGGTGATGGAGCGATAG
- a CDS encoding DegT/DnrJ/EryC1/StrS family aminotransferase, with protein MTIPLLDLQKQYNSIKKEIDAAIKNVLSSGQYIMGPEVKYFEQEVAQFVGCKYAISCANGTDALVLALHALGIGKDDEVITTPFTFFATAEAISRVGAIPVFVDVRKDTYNIDSSKIENKITSKTKAIIPVHIFGQPAEMDSIVAIAEKYDLYIVEDACQAIGARYKGQRVGSIGDIACFSFFPTKNLGAFGDGGIITTNNERLNKIVRALRMHGSGNAGKNAFDIMNGIQEESQEIETRETIYNPTKYYNYLIGYNSRLDEIQAAILRVKLKYLEQWNAMRRQHAIYYNEKLKNTSLILPEVLTDADSVYHLYILQTDRRDEIVSYLKQKGISAGIYYPVPLHLQKAYEHLGYSKGDLLVAEYLSKRTFALPLYPELTKEEQDYIVGVIYEFEKLNTKHNSQCTL; from the coding sequence ATGACAATTCCTTTACTGGATTTGCAAAAACAGTACAATAGTATAAAAAAGGAGATAGATGCAGCAATTAAAAATGTTCTTTCTTCTGGACAATATATTATGGGTCCTGAAGTAAAATATTTTGAACAGGAAGTAGCGCAGTTTGTCGGTTGTAAATATGCAATTTCCTGTGCCAATGGTACCGATGCATTGGTACTTGCACTTCACGCGCTTGGGATAGGGAAAGATGATGAGGTAATTACAACACCCTTTACTTTTTTTGCCACAGCTGAAGCTATTTCACGAGTAGGGGCAATTCCGGTATTTGTTGATGTAAGAAAAGATACATATAATATTGACTCATCAAAAATAGAAAATAAGATCACATCAAAAACCAAGGCTATAATACCGGTTCATATATTTGGACAGCCTGCGGAAATGGATAGCATTGTGGCCATAGCAGAAAAATATGATTTATATATTGTTGAAGACGCCTGTCAGGCAATTGGTGCAAGATATAAAGGTCAAAGAGTAGGCAGTATAGGAGATATTGCCTGTTTTTCATTCTTTCCAACTAAAAATCTAGGTGCATTTGGTGATGGAGGAATTATTACCACAAATAATGAAAGATTAAATAAGATAGTGAGAGCTCTTCGGATGCACGGCAGCGGTAATGCAGGTAAAAATGCTTTTGATATAATGAATGGTATACAGGAAGAGTCTCAAGAAATAGAGACTAGAGAAACAATCTATAATCCTACAAAATATTATAACTATCTTATTGGTTATAACTCAAGGCTTGATGAAATACAGGCAGCCATATTAAGAGTAAAACTTAAATATTTAGAGCAGTGGAATGCAATGCGAAGACAACATGCGATTTATTATAATGAGAAATTAAAGAATACTTCTCTCATATTACCGGAAGTTTTAACTGATGCAGATAGTGTATATCATTTATACATCCTCCAAACTGACCGCAGAGATGAAATAGTTAGTTACTTAAAACAAAAAGGTATCTCAGCAGGGATTTATTATCCAGTTCCTTTGCACCTACAAAAGGCATATGAACATCTAGGCTATAGCAAAGGTGATTTACTGGTAGCGGAATATTTGTCCAAGAGGACTTTTGCACTACCTTTATATCCTGAACTAACAAAGGAAGAACAGGATTACATTGTTGGTGTAATATATGAATTTGAAAAATTAAATACTAAGCATAATAGCCAATGTACCTTGTAA
- a CDS encoding UDP-N-acetylglucosamine 4,6-dehydratase family protein, protein MKQLLQDKNILVIGGTGTIGQALTLEILKYNPKVVRIYSRDEYKQFIMQQKLGQHSNIRFLLGDIRDKERLGRAMHGIDIVFHLAALKHVPACEYNPFEAVKTNVMGTQNVIDCAINEQVERVIYTSTDKAINPTNTMGATKLLAERLIAAADYSKGGKRPIFAAVRFGNVMGSRGSVVPLFKEQILKYRYITVTDPEMTRFMMSITEAVNLVLKASLYATGGEVFVLKMPVVRLGELAEAVIEEVCEKYHIPKSNVQIKQMGLRPGEKMYEELMTDDEYSRAEELDEMFRISPIRQVISYNTNDSLQAYITDSSKAQEFLMKEKIKKIIRNENLL, encoded by the coding sequence GTGAAACAATTACTCCAGGATAAAAATATACTTGTTATTGGCGGGACAGGTACGATAGGACAGGCGTTAACCTTGGAAATCCTGAAATATAACCCTAAAGTGGTCCGTATTTACAGCAGGGATGAATATAAACAGTTTATCATGCAGCAAAAGCTGGGACAACATAGTAATATCAGATTTTTATTGGGAGATATCCGGGACAAGGAAAGGCTGGGACGTGCCATGCACGGAATAGACATAGTTTTCCATTTGGCCGCCCTTAAGCATGTTCCGGCCTGTGAATACAACCCCTTTGAGGCTGTTAAAACAAATGTAATGGGTACACAAAATGTCATAGATTGTGCAATTAATGAACAGGTGGAAAGAGTTATTTATACCAGCACCGATAAAGCTATCAACCCTACAAATACAATGGGAGCTACGAAATTGCTGGCAGAACGGTTGATTGCCGCTGCAGATTATTCAAAAGGCGGAAAGAGGCCGATTTTTGCTGCTGTCCGGTTTGGAAATGTAATGGGGTCACGCGGGTCGGTTGTACCTCTATTTAAAGAACAAATTCTTAAGTATAGATATATAACAGTCACTGATCCAGAAATGACAAGGTTTATGATGAGTATTACTGAAGCGGTGAATCTTGTATTAAAAGCTTCTTTATATGCTACCGGAGGAGAAGTATTTGTACTCAAAATGCCTGTAGTTCGGTTGGGGGAACTGGCGGAAGCAGTGATAGAAGAAGTTTGTGAAAAGTATCATATACCAAAAAGTAATGTACAAATCAAACAAATGGGGTTACGTCCTGGTGAGAAAATGTATGAAGAGTTGATGACAGATGATGAATATTCGAGGGCAGAAGAGTTAGATGAGATGTTTCGAATTAGTCCTATTAGGCAAGTAATATCTTATAATACTAATGATTCTCTCCAGGCATATATTACTGACTCTTCAAAAGCGCAAGAATTTTTAATGAAAGAAAAAATTAAAAAAATAATCAGGAATGAGAATCTATTATAG
- a CDS encoding motility associated factor glycosyltransferase family protein, with translation MEPAKDGNYTVRIHANGKNMYLHSKYNPIQEAINWAEQLQLQDEKICIQVGFGLGYHTAVLVEQISCISKLIVVEPNIKIFEAALRVVDISEWQNKKNIIFIVGCQGQALFDKLMKYLQNYKEIKDAEILEFKTYSTLFQNEVVDVYKQLKDLLHRQTVQICTVLGFNKEWIYNPFKNIVPIVSNPGVNCLYQLFAGKPAIIVSGGPSLDKNIHLIKRAKGKAVIIAGARTLPPLLKQGVKPDLLVSIDPGIANFQLFHRYLQEDIPLVFNGQVHPMILQYYEGPKIVGSFQNKVTHIFRTAIGQPLMELPDTPSVACCSAVLAEFMGCSPIILIGQDLAYTGLKSHCSDAAHRLGEQWKLVDERENETIYCHTDTKEICRVKANIFQTQKKIVYTYEFSENSRKIPDEEIEYYELVRGYDGDIVPTTHQLYTYLAWFKQIIAAAPVEYINATEGGAYIDGATHITFRQAIEEYCIETFNPGERVKEVLARATMEKHDYGNLLNELSKIKNSLHNIEILCEKGLQNAERLFNYYTGKAHYNLKSLVEKSGRIDEQIGKEPALSLLNILAQPVLLRTENMPEFQIRAEDDEKAKGRKNAEKSALIYGGLGEAAKELREQVEHNIKEVEQEFYIKVFECTFKIFS, from the coding sequence TTGGAGCCAGCAAAAGATGGCAATTACACGGTAAGAATTCACGCCAATGGTAAAAATATGTATTTGCACAGCAAATATAATCCCATACAGGAAGCTATCAATTGGGCAGAGCAGCTTCAATTACAGGATGAGAAGATTTGCATACAGGTAGGTTTCGGATTGGGATATCACACTGCCGTGTTAGTAGAACAAATCTCTTGTATTTCAAAATTGATTGTAGTTGAGCCGAATATAAAGATTTTTGAAGCTGCTCTTAGAGTAGTTGATATTAGTGAATGGCAAAACAAAAAGAACATCATTTTTATTGTAGGCTGCCAGGGACAAGCATTGTTTGATAAACTTATGAAATACCTACAAAATTATAAAGAGATAAAAGATGCTGAGATTTTAGAATTCAAAACATACAGTACCCTTTTTCAAAATGAAGTTGTTGATGTTTATAAGCAACTTAAAGACCTGCTGCATAGACAGACGGTGCAAATCTGCACGGTTCTCGGCTTCAATAAAGAATGGATTTATAATCCATTTAAGAACATTGTACCCATTGTCAGCAATCCCGGTGTAAACTGTCTGTATCAGCTCTTCGCAGGAAAACCTGCAATTATTGTTTCAGGCGGACCATCTTTGGATAAAAATATACATTTGATCAAAAGGGCGAAAGGGAAAGCGGTCATTATTGCCGGTGCGAGGACACTGCCACCATTGCTAAAGCAGGGTGTAAAACCTGATTTGTTAGTAAGTATAGACCCGGGGATAGCAAATTTTCAATTATTCCACAGGTATCTGCAGGAAGATATTCCCCTGGTTTTTAATGGACAAGTCCATCCCATGATTCTCCAATATTATGAGGGGCCCAAAATTGTCGGTTCTTTTCAAAATAAGGTAACGCACATATTCAGGACGGCCATCGGCCAGCCGCTGATGGAATTGCCCGATACTCCATCAGTGGCGTGTTGTTCCGCTGTATTGGCGGAATTTATGGGCTGCAGCCCCATTATCCTAATCGGGCAGGATCTGGCCTATACCGGCTTAAAAAGCCATTGCAGCGATGCGGCACACCGGTTGGGAGAACAGTGGAAACTTGTTGATGAACGGGAGAATGAGACCATATACTGCCATACCGATACCAAGGAAATATGCAGGGTGAAAGCAAATATTTTTCAAACCCAAAAGAAAATTGTATACACCTATGAATTTTCAGAAAACAGCAGGAAAATTCCTGACGAAGAAATAGAATATTACGAACTGGTGAGAGGATATGATGGAGATATTGTGCCTACCACGCACCAATTGTACACTTATCTGGCGTGGTTTAAGCAGATCATTGCTGCTGCACCGGTCGAATATATCAATGCCACCGAAGGCGGGGCCTATATTGATGGTGCAACGCACATCACTTTCCGGCAGGCAATTGAGGAGTACTGTATCGAAACTTTTAATCCGGGAGAAAGGGTCAAAGAAGTTTTAGCCCGGGCTACCATGGAAAAACACGATTATGGAAACCTGTTAAACGAGTTGTCAAAGATAAAAAATTCCCTGCACAATATTGAAATACTTTGTGAAAAAGGCTTGCAAAATGCTGAACGGCTATTCAATTATTATACGGGAAAAGCCCATTACAATCTTAAGAGTCTGGTTGAAAAAAGCGGAAGGATTGATGAACAGATTGGCAAGGAGCCGGCCCTGTCTCTTCTAAACATACTTGCCCAGCCCGTGCTGTTAAGGACGGAAAATATGCCGGAGTTTCAAATCCGGGCAGAGGATGATGAAAAGGCGAAGGGACGGAAAAATGCCGAAAAATCTGCGCTGATATACGGAGGCCTGGGAGAAGCGGCAAAAGAACTGAGGGAACAGGTAGAACATAATATAAAAGAAGTAGAACAGGAATTCTATATTAAAGTCTTTGAATGTACCTTTAAGATTTTTTCCTAG
- a CDS encoding motility associated factor glycosyltransferase family protein has product MIWNECTLLEQLQNKKISNAQCEIQWNGKNEPTVKITTLGNTYYLHSKMAPWVQGRRFAMEKFVMCKNLVLYGLGLGYHVHAMAEMLQEGQILHVMECNMELIKIAFENTDILSLFKKRNVVLYASEDINEISEIINYISKLEDMEFIIYEPCLKAVPQKLLKLKDVLESWLVDTKSYNKFKDIMRTNYNMNIDQNYPNAARIFNNQFKNVPCIIVSAGPSLNDNVKELKLAKDKALIIVIGRAAKLLEDCNIMSDLLIETDCQSFVVNHLIGLKNQSVPLAMMATAAYTLNYGYEGDKLLLYDSSFCPEKEKDFAIESGGSVATAALSLAVEMGCNPIILIGQDLCYTDTQTHYDTAANVLQTGEGKWIEGIDGRQYYTTPSLYSFLRWFERKIAKHPEVQFINSTARGAAIAGTRTIPVDKVLSDLPNWSQKYNEKLKEIVAKNRLIEEVSIFTCTIQFIDRN; this is encoded by the coding sequence ATGATTTGGAATGAATGTACATTATTAGAGCAGCTGCAAAATAAAAAAATTTCAAATGCTCAATGTGAAATTCAATGGAATGGTAAAAATGAACCAACGGTAAAGATAACTACATTGGGAAATACATATTATCTCCATAGTAAGATGGCTCCCTGGGTGCAGGGGAGGCGGTTTGCTATGGAGAAATTTGTTATGTGCAAAAATCTGGTGCTTTATGGGTTGGGACTGGGATACCATGTACATGCCATGGCAGAGATGTTACAAGAAGGACAGATATTGCATGTAATGGAATGTAACATGGAACTTATAAAAATAGCCTTTGAAAACACGGATATTTTGTCATTATTCAAAAAACGAAATGTGGTTCTTTACGCTTCTGAAGATATAAATGAAATTTCTGAAATTATTAATTATATCTCTAAATTGGAAGACATGGAATTTATTATCTATGAACCATGTCTAAAGGCTGTCCCTCAAAAGCTGCTAAAATTGAAGGATGTATTGGAAAGCTGGCTGGTAGACACTAAGAGTTATAACAAATTTAAGGACATCATGCGTACTAATTATAATATGAATATTGACCAGAATTATCCAAATGCTGCAAGAATCTTTAATAACCAATTTAAGAATGTACCATGCATTATTGTATCAGCAGGACCTTCACTCAATGACAATGTAAAAGAATTAAAACTGGCGAAAGACAAGGCGCTAATTATTGTCATTGGCAGAGCAGCCAAGCTGCTGGAAGATTGTAATATCATGTCGGATCTCCTCATAGAAACAGACTGTCAATCGTTTGTAGTAAATCATCTAATTGGATTAAAAAATCAATCTGTACCATTAGCCATGATGGCAACAGCAGCGTATACCCTGAATTATGGATATGAAGGAGACAAGCTTTTGTTGTACGACAGTTCCTTTTGCCCTGAAAAAGAAAAGGATTTTGCGATAGAGAGCGGCGGTTCGGTAGCAACGGCCGCATTGAGCCTTGCAGTTGAGATGGGATGCAATCCTATCATATTGATAGGTCAGGACCTTTGTTATACTGATACACAGACCCATTATGATACGGCAGCCAATGTGTTGCAAACGGGAGAAGGCAAGTGGATAGAAGGTATAGATGGCAGACAGTATTATACTACACCCAGTTTATATAGTTTTTTAAGATGGTTTGAGCGAAAGATAGCAAAACACCCTGAGGTACAATTTATTAACAGCACTGCGCGCGGGGCAGCCATTGCAGGTACCAGGACTATACCGGTGGATAAGGTATTATCCGACTTGCCTAATTGGTCACAAAAATATAATGAGAAATTAAAAGAAATTGTAGCTAAAAACAGGCTAATAGAAGAAGTGAGTATTTTTACTTGTACCATTCAATTTATAGATAGAAATTAG
- a CDS encoding flagellar protein FlaG — MQVKDAQTGNRVYSKMELRQASMQESKNIVKGIEDLKKSEDLEKNKEKNNNDIDRAKINTAVDELNEIFDVLDRKITFKVFENKSENAISNRELYVVLIDKETQKVIKEIPPREVLEMRSRIREYVGMLIDEKV, encoded by the coding sequence ATGCAGGTAAAAGATGCACAAACAGGTAACAGAGTTTATTCAAAAATGGAGCTTAGACAGGCATCGATGCAGGAATCCAAAAATATTGTTAAAGGAATTGAAGACTTAAAAAAATCTGAAGATCTGGAAAAAAATAAAGAAAAGAATAATAACGATATAGATCGCGCTAAGATTAATACGGCAGTAGATGAGTTAAATGAGATCTTTGATGTTTTGGACCGCAAAATTACTTTTAAGGTTTTTGAAAATAAAAGCGAGAATGCAATATCTAATAGAGAATTATATGTAGTACTCATTGATAAAGAGACGCAAAAAGTTATAAAAGAAATACCACCTAGGGAAGTTCTTGAAATGCGTTCGAGAATACGGGAATATGTGGGTATGCTAATTGATGAAAAAGTATAA
- the hag gene encoding flagellin Hag: MRINNNLMAMNAHRQLGITQFGASKSLEKLSSGYRINRAGDDAAGLAISEKMRGQIRGLQMASRNAQDAISLVQTAEGALAESHSILQRMRELAVQSANSTLVSTSGASDRDKLQAEMDQLASELTRIANTTEFNTRKLLDGTLSSSSNALTFHVGANAGQSISLNIGTMTATGLSVTDTGTALNGASVKAISISSATAANSAITTIDDAIKKVSEERAKLGAVQNRLEHTIANLDTSAENLQASESRIRDVDMAKEMMEFTKLNILTQAGTAMLAQANQKPQSVLQLLG; this comes from the coding sequence ATGAGAATTAACAACAACTTAATGGCTATGAATGCCCATAGGCAATTAGGTATAACTCAGTTTGGTGCTTCTAAGTCTTTGGAAAAATTATCATCCGGCTACAGAATCAACAGAGCCGGCGATGATGCTGCAGGTCTTGCAATTTCTGAAAAAATGAGAGGACAGATCAGAGGTCTTCAAATGGCTTCCAGAAATGCGCAGGATGCTATCTCCTTAGTACAAACTGCTGAAGGTGCTCTTGCTGAATCTCATTCAATTCTTCAAAGAATGAGAGAATTAGCGGTTCAATCTGCAAACTCCACATTGGTATCTACTTCCGGCGCAAGTGATAGAGATAAGCTCCAAGCTGAAATGGATCAATTAGCAAGTGAATTAACAAGAATTGCTAACACTACGGAGTTTAACACACGTAAGTTATTAGACGGCACATTAAGTAGTTCTTCTAATGCTCTTACATTCCATGTAGGTGCAAATGCAGGACAGAGTATTTCATTGAATATCGGTACAATGACTGCTACCGGTTTAAGTGTAACTGATACCGGTACTGCATTGAATGGCGCAAGTGTTAAAGCCATTTCAATTTCAAGTGCTACAGCGGCTAACAGTGCAATTACAACAATAGACGATGCGATTAAGAAAGTATCTGAGGAAAGAGCAAAACTGGGTGCTGTTCAAAATAGATTGGAGCATACTATTGCAAACCTTGATACTTCAGCAGAAAATCTGCAGGCATCCGAATCTCGTATCCGAGATGTAGATATGGCAAAAGAGATGATGGAATTTACCAAGCTGAACATTCTGACCCAGGCTGGTACAGCAATGCTTGCCCAGGCAAACCAAAAACCACAATCCGTGTTACAGTTATTAGGATAA
- the csrA gene encoding carbon storage regulator CsrA, whose protein sequence is MLVLTRKKDQTIMIGDNIEITVVDIQGDQVRIGIDAPKNLPIHRKEVFVEIQHENQKAAQVNNISLKNLLKK, encoded by the coding sequence ATGCTGGTGCTGACACGAAAAAAAGACCAAACCATCATGATTGGAGACAATATAGAAATTACGGTGGTGGATATTCAGGGAGACCAGGTCCGGATCGGTATTGACGCCCCAAAAAATCTGCCCATTCACCGCAAGGAAGTATTTGTAGAAATACAGCACGAAAACCAAAAAGCGGCCCAAGTAAACAACATCTCACTAAAAAATTTGCTGAAAAAATAA
- the fliW gene encoding flagellar assembly protein FliW, whose amino-acid sequence MLLNTRYFGQIEIDPKNIIDFPEGIPGFENVKKFVLLHHEDQDSPFQWLQGVDNPHLAFVVIDPRLCKEDYVVDVEDAEVAILDIRDTGKVLIYSIVVVPEDLSKMTANLKAPVLINTENNKGKQVILNNEDYPIKYYILQQLQKTGG is encoded by the coding sequence ATGCTGCTGAACACAAGATATTTTGGACAAATTGAAATAGATCCCAAAAACATCATTGATTTTCCCGAAGGAATACCGGGTTTTGAAAATGTAAAAAAATTTGTACTGTTACATCATGAAGACCAAGACTCACCCTTTCAATGGCTCCAGGGAGTGGACAACCCACACCTTGCTTTTGTAGTTATTGACCCAAGACTGTGCAAAGAAGATTATGTGGTAGATGTAGAAGATGCAGAAGTAGCAATATTGGACATCCGGGATACCGGCAAGGTGCTTATTTACTCAATTGTAGTAGTACCTGAGGATCTCTCAAAAATGACGGCCAACCTTAAAGCCCCTGTCTTAATCAACACTGAAAATAATAAGGGAAAACAGGTCATACTAAATAATGAAGATTATCCCATCAAATACTATATCCTGCAACAACTCCAAAAGACAGGAGGCTGA